A window of Scomber scombrus chromosome 23, fScoSco1.1, whole genome shotgun sequence contains these coding sequences:
- the LOC134006261 gene encoding Fc receptor-like protein 5: MGQTSLQWLLSSLTVSPSSSQMFEGEFVSLSCEEDDSSAGWKLRRNTTRDTRKECDDWGELTDSSCIIIEIVALDSGVYWCESREGATSNSINITVTGGSVILQSPVLPVMEGDDVTLHCKTKTSNLPADFYKDGSLIRTEPAGNMTIHHVSKSDEGLYKCNISSHGESPSSWISVTGEEVTFDFTTYFIHMFT, from the exons ATGGGACAGACATCTCTTCAGTGGCTGCTCT CCTCTCTGACTGTGAGTCCCAGCAGCTCTCAGATGTTTGAAGGAGAGTTTGTCTCTCTGAGCTGTGAGGAGGACGACAGCTCTGCTGGATGGAAGCTGAGGAGGAACACAACCAGAGACACCAGGAAGGAGTGTGATGACTGGGGAGAATTAACCGATTCCTCCTGTATCATCATTGAGATTGTTGCACTGGACAGTGGAGTTTACTGGTGTGAGTCCAGAGAGGGAGCAACCAGTAACAGcatcaacatcactgtcactg gTGGATCAGTGATCCTGCAGAGTCCTGTCCTgcctgtgatggagggagatgatgtcactctgcactgtaaaacaaagacCTCCAACCTCCCAGctgatttctataaagatggTTCCCTCATCAGGACTGAGCCTGCAGGTAACATGACCATCCACCATGTTTCCAAGTCTGATGAAGGCCTCTACaagtgtaacatcagcagtcaTGGAGAGTCTCCATCCAGCTGGATCTCTGTCACAGGTGAGGAAGTTACCTTTGATTTCACCACTTATTTCATCCACATGTTCACCTGA
- the LOC134006153 gene encoding sodium channel subunit beta-3-like, with amino-acid sequence MDSLKGLVMMSLICVSQGQQQMSVSFGDNVTLQCQSLKHELITVLKWIRPELKSSGYVFFYRNKRSYRSYQHPSFVDRVQLKDPEMKDGDASVTLHNVNLNDTGTYECHVSVRSSGLSKRVTSEVTHFINLTVTDSGQTRESKSENITTENTEGNIYYAKDVMVSNHSGFVVVVAVAVVVAVGVVVVAAVAVFLKKYQTYKTG; translated from the exons ATGGACTCTCTCAAAGGTCTCGTGATGATGTCTCTGATTTGTGTGTCACAAG GTCAACAGCAAATGTCAGTGTCATTCGGAGATAATGTCACTCTGCAGTGTCAAAGTCTCAAACATGAACTCATCACAGTGTTAAAGTGGATCAGACCTGAACTGAAGTCAAGTGGTTACGTCTTCTTCTATCGAAACAAGCGATCATACAGAAGCTACCAGCATCCGTCTTTTGTGGACCGAGTGCAGCTGAAGGATCCAGAGATGAAGGACGGAGACGCGTCTGTCACTCTGCACAACGTCAACCTCAACGACACTGGAACATATGAGTGTCACGTTTCAGTGAGAAGCTCAGGACTTAGTAAGAGAGTCACATCTGAGGTTACTCACTTCATCAACCTCACAGTCACAGACTCAG gtcaaacacgtgaAAGCAAGTCGGAGAATATTaccacagaaaacacagaaggaAACATATATTATGCTAAAGATGTAATGGTCTCAAATCATAgtggttttgttgttgttgttgctgttgctgttgttgttgctgttggtgttgttgttgttgctgctgttgctgtttttctgaaAAAATACCAGACATATAAGACAGGTTAA